A portion of the Blastopirellula sediminis genome contains these proteins:
- a CDS encoding ThuA domain-containing protein gives MTSRPLRITIWNEYAHERENPVVGKIYPEGIHNAIAAFLREKLGGEAEVGTATLDEPEHGLTVEKLAATDVLYWWGHAKHLDVQDEIVDRVQQRVLEGMGLVVLHSGHDSKIFKRMLGTRCSLRWREAGERERLWITAPGHPIASGLTGEYFELPHAEMYGEYFDIPQPDDVIFISWFEGGEVFRSGCTFTRGAGKIFYFRPGHETYPIYYDANIQQVLTNAALWARPSGTTYLGTCRNPTESLSPIERRE, from the coding sequence ATGACGAGCCGACCGCTGCGGATCACGATCTGGAACGAATATGCCCATGAGCGGGAAAACCCGGTCGTCGGCAAGATCTATCCTGAGGGGATTCATAACGCGATCGCCGCTTTTCTTCGTGAGAAACTGGGCGGCGAAGCCGAAGTAGGAACGGCGACGCTAGATGAGCCGGAACATGGGCTCACGGTCGAAAAGCTGGCCGCCACCGATGTGCTCTACTGGTGGGGACATGCGAAGCATCTCGACGTGCAGGACGAGATCGTCGATCGAGTGCAGCAGCGCGTGCTTGAAGGAATGGGGCTGGTCGTGCTCCACTCCGGTCATGACTCGAAGATCTTCAAGCGAATGCTCGGCACTCGTTGTTCGCTCCGCTGGCGCGAAGCCGGCGAACGAGAACGACTTTGGATCACCGCCCCGGGGCATCCGATCGCCAGCGGACTAACCGGCGAATACTTTGAATTGCCGCACGCCGAGATGTATGGCGAGTACTTTGATATCCCGCAGCCGGATGACGTGATCTTTATCAGCTGGTTCGAAGGGGGCGAGGTCTTCCGCAGCGGCTGCACCTTTACCCGCGGCGCCGGGAAGATCTTCTATTTTCGGCCCGGGCATGAGACTTATCCGATCTACTACGACGCCAACATTCAGCAGGTGCTGACCAACGCGGCGCTCTGGGCCCGGCCGAGCGGGACGACGTATCTAGGAACGTGTCGTAATCCTACGGAGTCGCTGAGCCCGATTGAACGTCGCGAGTAG